In Mycobacterium sp. Aquia_213, the sequence CCGGTGTGGGTGTCCCACAGTGCCCAGGCCGTCACATTGACCAACGCATCCGCCGCAAGGGCCGCGACGTCCATGTCGTCCGGGTAGGCCGACGCCAACCTCGACATCGACTCCGCGTAGGCCGCGTTGCCGTCGGCCAGCGCCGCGGTGTCGGTCACGTCATCCGCCGGAAAGCGAGCGGCCAACGCCTCGATCAGGCCGCGCTCAACGGCCGTCGCGCGCCCGCCGATTGCCAGCCGCAGCTCGCCACGCGCCCGAGTCAGCGACGCGGCCAGCTCCACCTGGTCGAACGCGTCCCACGCTTTGTTGTAGTTGGGCCCCACCGAGTAGGCGATGCCCCATCGCGCGATGGCAAGGTCGGGGTCCAGGCCGAGCGCCGTCTCGAAGCACCGCACCGCCTCTTCGTGGTTGAACGCATACGCCCACACCATGCCGCGGTCGAACCACCGCTGCGCCTGAGCCGATGTTGTATCGACGGCCCGGTGATAGGAGCCAAGGTCGTAGTACGACTCGACGTCGCCGCGTGGGACCGCCACGTCGCCGACGATAACCTAGGCGGGCGAGTCGTTCTCGGCATCGGCCACTGTCAAAGGCAGCGCCAGATCTTCCAGGGCACGCTGCTCGGCCGCGATCCCGAGCCATAGCTCGACCAGTCCGGCGACCGCCATCACGATCGCCCCGATCAGGAACGACCACAGCACCTGACCCCGATCGCCCGAATTGATCAGCTCACCGAACAGCACGGGGCCGGTGATGCCGCCGATCGCGGTGCCCACCGCGTAGAAGAACGCGATCGCCAGCGCCCGGGTCTCCATCGGGAAGATCTCGCTGACGGTCAGGTACGCCGCGCTCGCACCCGCCGAGGCCAGGAAGAACGCCGCCGCCAGCACGATGATGAAGGTCCAGACACCGCCGGTGTCGTTCACGAACACCGCCCCAAGGACAACCGCGATCACCGCGGAGCCGATGTAGGTCCCGGCGATCATCGGTTTGCGGCCGATCGTGTCGAACAGCCGCCCGAGGACCAAGGGGCCGAGGAAATTGCTCAACGCCCACACGATGAAGAACACCGGCACTTTTCCGGAGGGAATGCCGTAGAAGCCGCTCAACAGCGTGCCCAGGTTGAACGTCACGCCGTTGTACAGGAAAGCCTGACCGATGAACAGCGCAAGACCGAGGACCGCGCGTTTGGGATACAGCTTGAACGCCACCCGGGCGATCTCCACAAACGGAATCGCTTGGCGCTGGCGAATTTTCAGCGGCTCGCCGTGCGGCTCGGGCAGCGGTTGTCCGGTTTCTCGCTGCACGGCTTGTTCGATCTCGCCGACGATCTGCTCGGCTTCCTCGTCGCGCCCGTGAATGAACAACCATCTCGGGCTTTCCGGCACATTGCGCCGGACCAGCAGGACGAAGATGCCGAAGATGGCTCCGATGCCGAATGCGAGCCGCCATCCGATGTTCGCCGGGAAGTTCGACGTGTCCAGCAGCACCAGCGCGCCGGCGGCCCCGGCGGCCGAACCCAGCCAGTAGGTGCCGTTGATGATCAGGTCCACGCGACCGCGTACCCGGGCGGGGATCAACTCGTCGATCGCCGAATTGATGGCCGCGTATTCGCCGCCTATACCGGCGCCGGTGAAAAAGCGCGCTATGAAGAAATACCAAGGCGCGAAAGCGAATGCGGTCGCCACGGTGGCGACCAGGTAGACCGCCAGGGTCAGGATGAACAGATTGCGCCGTCCGAACCGGTCGGTCAGATGGCCGAAGAACAACGCACCCAGGCATGCCCCGGTGATGTAGATCGCCGCCGCGTAGCCGATCTGCGCCGGGTTGAGCTCGATGCCGCTGCCCTTCTCGGTGAGCCGGGCCGACACATTGCCGACCATCGTCACCTCGAGCCCATCGAGGACCCACACCCCGCCGAGCCCCACCACGACGCGCCAGTGAAACCGCGACCACGGCAGCCGGTCCAGTCGGGCCGGGACTTGCGTCGTGATGGTTTTCGTTTGCGCGCCTGGGCTCATGCTGTCTCCGTTCTCGGTGGATAGAGAGGTACCCGCCACCGCGCGTCGCACGCCGCGGAAAAGCCAGCTCGCATATGAGTGCCGGCCCGCGTGAGAAATGCCGCAGTGGCAGGCCGCGCGCAGCGCGCGACCGATCTGGACAGTGATGCTTCGTCGCTATCCGCTGACATGGTCGGGCGGTCGGGGTGTGCCGGGCATCGTGGCGGACCCTACCAGTGCGCCACCTCGCCGCTGGTCAGCGCGGCACCGGAGATCTTGTTCTCAGGCCGAGAGGTGGGCACCCGGGACGACGGGAGGAAATTCGGGTCGCAGCGAGGTGTGCACATCGTCCTGCTCGATGCGCGCCCACTGGTGGGACGAGAAGTACCACGTCCACTTGCCCGTCGACGGGCCGATCTTGAGCACCGCGCCGTCGGTGTCGAAATGGAGTTCGTCCCCGTACGTAATTTCGGTGCCATCTGCCCAGGTCACTGTGAAAGTCATGGGGGCACGTTACCCGGCAGACCTAGCCAATACTTGTACAAAGGCCGACAACTTATTGGTGCCCGGGACCTCGATTTGGCTGCAGCATCGTGATGACGGCGTCGACCATTTCCGGGTTGCCGATGGGATTCGGTAAATCGGGCCCCGGGCATCGCCCCCAAAGCAATAGGGTCCGTGCCGCAGAGTGACATTCCACGACCGGATGTGAATGGTCACGTGAGGCGAGTTCGATTGTTGTCACCGGGCCTCCCGTTACCGTGATGTCGGAGGCACCGGGTGAGCGCAGGATGACCGACTCATGCTCGCCGCCGCGGGGCGGGAATACGTTCGGCTTCATGGCCGCGACCGTTGTCGCGGCATGGACACCGATGCGTACGTCGCTGAGTGCTTTGATGCTGGTTTCGTCGCTACCGACGATGTCCCAGCGGTGAAGTATCAGTTCGCTTTCGACGTGCAGCGTCAACGCCCGCGCGTCCAAAAGGGCGCCCGTGAAGGCTACGCGGCGATCCCTGCCGTGCATGCGCAGCCGCTCGATGGCAACCGTCGCTTTGAGCGCTTCCTCGAAGAAACTGCTGCGCAACCGCTTTGGATGAAGCGCTCGATATGGCCGCTCACGCTCTTCGAAGTCGCGGGTGGGGCGCGGCGGCGCCCCGGCAAGTTCGAGCTCAACGAGTTCCGCGATTTCGGCGGATCCAGCAGCTAGATGAGCGGTGAGTTCGTGGACGGTCCATCCGGCACACCGCGTGGGTGCGCCCGGGTCGGCCGCGAGCATGGCTTCCACGAACGGGATGAATGCCTCCTGCGCCGGAGTCCTCGCGAACCGCAGCAGCCTTGGGCTCCCCGGGAACTCGGCAAGCGCGCGAGCGAAACCCAGTTGAACCGGATGCCATCCGAGAGCGGTGGTCAGGAATCTGTTCACAGTTGCCACAAGATCACGCCGAGACGCTCACCTGCTGGCGCTTTTGCGACATCAAAGTGGCCCCGCCGCACACCGCCCGGGATTGAGCCAGGTGTGTCCAATGAGCGCGCCGCAACGACCGGCGGATGTTAATGTTGGCGCCTATTTCGGTGGTGTCTATGCAGATGAGACTAAGTTTCGTGCGGAGGTGGGCATGGAATCCCCGCTGATGCCTGGGCGGCCGCCTATCTTTCCGTCGGCCCCCCGATCCGGCGCCTCCGACTATGTCGAAGGTATGGAGCGCCTCTTGCAGGCCGTCCAGGACCTCTCGCTGGCTCGCAGCCAGGCCGACATTCAGCGAGTTGTCTCGTCGTCGGCGCGCGAGCTCACCGGGTGCGACGGCGCCACGTTGGTGCTGCGCGACAACGGCAAGTGCTTCTACGCCGAAGAGAACGCGATCGGCCCGCTGTGGAAGGGCAGCCGGTTCCCGATGACGTCGTGCATCAGCGGGTGGGCGATGCTCAACCGGGATG encodes:
- a CDS encoding MFS transporter, whose product is MSPGAQTKTITTQVPARLDRLPWSRFHWRVVVGLGGVWVLDGLEVTMVGNVSARLTEKGSGIELNPAQIGYAAAIYITGACLGALFFGHLTDRFGRRNLFILTLAVYLVATVATAFAFAPWYFFIARFFTGAGIGGEYAAINSAIDELIPARVRGRVDLIINGTYWLGSAAGAAGALVLLDTSNFPANIGWRLAFGIGAIFGIFVLLVRRNVPESPRWLFIHGRDEEAEQIVGEIEQAVQRETGQPLPEPHGEPLKIRQRQAIPFVEIARVAFKLYPKRAVLGLALFIGQAFLYNGVTFNLGTLLSGFYGIPSGKVPVFFIVWALSNFLGPLVLGRLFDTIGRKPMIAGTYIGSAVIAVVLGAVFVNDTGGVWTFIIVLAAAFFLASAGASAAYLTVSEIFPMETRALAIAFFYAVGTAIGGITGPVLFGELINSGDRGQVLWSFLIGAIVMAVAGLVELWLGIAAEQRALEDLALPLTVADAENDSPA
- a CDS encoding maleylpyruvate isomerase N-terminal domain-containing protein, producing the protein MATVNRFLTTALGWHPVQLGFARALAEFPGSPRLLRFARTPAQEAFIPFVEAMLAADPGAPTRCAGWTVHELTAHLAAGSAEIAELVELELAGAPPRPTRDFEERERPYRALHPKRLRSSFFEEALKATVAIERLRMHGRDRRVAFTGALLDARALTLHVESELILHRWDIVGSDETSIKALSDVRIGVHAATTVAAMKPNVFPPRGGEHESVILRSPGASDITVTGGPVTTIELASRDHSHPVVECHSAARTLLLWGRCPGPDLPNPIGNPEMVDAVITMLQPNRGPGHQ